ATAAGCTTCGTACACATTTCCTGTAGTTAATACCGCATTTTTTTCTTCGAGTAACTTGGCTACAATTGCAGCAAGCACTAATTTAGAGTGAAAGGGTAAGGTTAATATAATATCCCTAACTCTGTCTCGTTCTATTTCATCTTTAGCCATATATACATATTCTTCCTTAACAGTTGAATCTCTTAACCTCTCGGCAATCTCTGCTGAAACTCTTAGAAGATCTAAAGCTCTTCGTGCATCTCCATGCTCTCGTGCTGCCAATGCAGCACATAACCTAATTACACTATCAGATAGAACACCGGGCTTAAGCGCCATTTGAGCTCTTTTTCTTAATATATCTTCCAATTCTTCTGCATTATATGGAGGAAAAACAATTTCTTCCTCACTTAAACTACTTTTAACTCTAGGATCCAACGAATCTACAAATTTCACATCGTTTGTAATTCCTATAAAAGATACCTTACCTTTGCTTATTTCACTATTAATCCTACTTAATCTATATAAGATATCATCATTATACTTTTTTACAAAAGCGTCGATCTCGTCAAGAACTATGACAACTTGCAAACTATATTCTTTTATGGCCTTTACTAAACGCCTATACAATTCGGCTATAGATAATCCAGTAAATGGGACCTTCACACCTAAGGCTTCTAATAAATCAGCCAATACTCTATATGGGGTATCAGTTTGTCTAGTATTAACATATACATACTTAAATTTATTTGGAAATTTCTTATATAGGTTAGATAAGACAAACTTTGAGACAGCAGTCTTTCCAGTGCCAGTCAAACCGTAAATGAAAATGTTATTGGGTCTTTCACCCCTATATAATGGAGCTAAAATTCCGGCAATCTTTCTTATTTGATCCTCTCTATGAGGTAATTCTTCAGGGATATAATCTGGCATTAAATAATCTCTATTTATAAAGATATTCGAAACCTTAAACGATGAAATGACTTCGTCAATTATATCACTCATCTATTGTATTGTTCCTAGTGTTATATTTTTAAAATATAGCCCATTTAACTGGGGAGTAAAATACCCCTTTGTTTCCACTGGAAAACTTAAAAAATAGCTGCAAAATCTCGACCCCTTTCTTTCCTATGGAAAAATAAATGAGATACAATCCTAATAGTCACAACATGATGTTTAAACAATTTGTATAATGTAATTTATATATTAATGAGTTAGCGCACTAAATTAGTTTCCACAAGAAACAAAGGGGTCCGAGAGAAGTGTGTATTAGATTAGGTAAATTTTTAAAGTACGTTATCTTTAATTTTTATTCGAGGGCCGGTAGCTCAGCCTGGAAGAGTGCTCGGTTGGCATCCGAGAGGTCCCGGGTTCAAATCCCGGCCGGTCCACTATTTTAATTTGAGCTGTTTAATTCGTTGTGCATATGAAAACTCTAATATGTAAAACATGTTTTCTCTTATAAAGAGAGTCTTAAAATAATATAATTGAAAATCTCTAGTTATAAGCATTTATTAGACTCAGTATATGAATACTAGCTATTAAACTAATTCTAATATAAATTATTAATCCTTTAAAACGAGAAAGTATAGAGAGTGTCTATAGATCAAATAGATCGGCGTCTTTTATCAAAGGCTAAAAAGATAGCTATCGAAAGAAGGTTTATAAATATAATTCTAAGAGGCAGTATGTTTTCAGTATTCATCTATATTGGGAGTAAGTGTGACTATGTATTAGACTTAAATAATTGTAGCTGTCCAGCATTTCTTTTTAATGTGGTATTAAGGAAAAAGCAAGAGCATTGTTATCATATCCTAGGATTAAAGTATGCTTTAGAAAAAGACAAAATAATAAAAATTGAATTAGCATTGAAGGATTTGTCAGAGATTTTGAGCGACATTTATACTTGTGGAAAATCTTTAAAACTAAGAAAAATAGTGAGCAATTTGGAGAGTTAACTTTGAATGATGTTCAACTAGTGTTTATATCTGGAATATTAATATTAGCTTTTATAATAGTCTATCTAATATTTGTTGAATTTCCAGTAAAGTCTTCAAGTACAAAAGACATTTATACGAAAAAGAAAAAGAGTAAAAATAAATAGTAGTGATTAGAATGGGTGGAAAGAGACGTAAGAGAACAAAAATAATCAGAGTAAAACCTAAATTACCTAAGACATTTGAATGTCCAAGGTGTGGAAAAGTTTCAATTAGTATAAAAAGAAAGGAAAATATCGCTAGAATTTCTTGTGGTAGTTGTGGTCTATATACTGAAGTAGAAGTACCACCAGTATTTGACGAGGCTAATGCCTATGCCAAGTTCATAGACATGTATTTAGATGGGAGATTACAAATAAAAGAGAGAACGAACGAAAATACTGAAGAAGAAAATGAAATTGAAGGGAAAAGTGAAGAAATACCTTATTGACAAAATAAGTAACAATGAGAAATTACATTTTTCTTTATTAGATCCGTATAAAATAAATTCCAAAGACGAACTTAAATTTATAGCTAAAAATCTATATGATGCAGGGACCGATGCGTTTTTAATAGGCGGTACACTAGGTGTTTCAAAAGAAAAGCTAGATTTTGTACTATCATCTCTTGATGATTATGAAATACCTAAAATCATATTCCCTAGTAATATAAACTTATTATCAGAAAAAGCTGATGCATTACTATTTCTATCTCTATTAAACTCTGATGATATATACTATATTATAGGAGCTCAGATAGTTGCTGCGCCAATTATTAAAATGTTACAGCTTGAAGCAATACCTACAGCTTATGTAATAGTTGGCCATGGAGGTACTGCTGCTCATGTAGGTAGAGCTAGAGTAATACCTTACGATAATTTTGAATTAGCTGCAGCTTACACTTTGGCAGCTGAGTATCTGGGTATGAATTTCGTTTATCTCGAAGCAGGATCTGGGGCACCTGAGCCAATAAAACCAGAAATGGTATCATTTATTAAAAAAACAACTAACATTCCATTGATTATAGGAGGTGGAATTAGGAGTACAGAAATCGCAATAAAATTGGCTGAGTCTGGTGCTGATATAATTGTAACTGGTAACATTATTGAGAGCGATGTTGAAAAGGCAATAAAAATAATAAGGGGAATAAAGAATACAAAGTATAAGGGGATTTAAGAGTATGCCTGCTCCTAAGAAGAAAAAAGAGACAGTTCCCCTTCTTTCAATGGCTGGATTAATAAGATATTATGAAGAAGAGAATGAGAAGATTAAAGTAAGTCCAAAAATAGTAATAGGCGCTAGCTTAGCACTAACAATTGCGGTTATAGTGATTACAAAAATATTTTAAATGTATAGTTAAAAATGGTATGGGGGCCTCTAGAGGGGGTAACGGGATTATAGCCTGAGGAAACTCCGGCCTCCCACCCTTACAAGAACCCCGATAAGGGGTGGGGAGAGAATCCCCGGCAACTGCACAGAAACGAAAGCCCTAACTCTAGATAGATGATAGGATCTACTAACAGGTAACTGTTAGTAGTACAGGATAAATGAAAGAGTTAGGGCGTGAAACGGCAGTCCTCTTGGGAGCAAGTTAAAGGGGAATGAGCCAAGGGTCAACCCCTTACAGTACGCTTAGTCGAATCCCCCAAAACAGAAGCCGGGTTATGCTAGGGGCCCCCCAAATATCCTGCTAGAAATTCTTCTTCTACTTCTAAGATTTCTC
The nucleotide sequence above comes from Sulfolobus tengchongensis. Encoded proteins:
- a CDS encoding orc1/cdc6 family replication initiation protein — protein: MSDIIDEVISSFKVSNIFINRDYLMPDYIPEELPHREDQIRKIAGILAPLYRGERPNNIFIYGLTGTGKTAVSKFVLSNLYKKFPNKFKYVYVNTRQTDTPYRVLADLLEALGVKVPFTGLSIAELYRRLVKAIKEYSLQVVIVLDEIDAFVKKYNDDILYRLSRINSEISKGKVSFIGITNDVKFVDSLDPRVKSSLSEEEIVFPPYNAEELEDILRKRAQMALKPGVLSDSVIRLCAALAAREHGDARRALDLLRVSAEIAERLRDSTVKEEYVYMAKDEIERDRVRDIILTLPFHSKLVLAAIVAKLLEEKNAVLTTGNVYEAYLSISKKLGIEAITQRRVSDILNELDMVGLLTARVVNRGRYGKTKEISLAVDKNIIIKTLTESDNRFADLWG
- a CDS encoding transcription elongation factor translates to MGGKRRKRTKIIRVKPKLPKTFECPRCGKVSISIKRKENIARISCGSCGLYTEVEVPPVFDEANAYAKFIDMYLDGRLQIKERTNENTEEENEIEGKSEEIPY
- a CDS encoding geranylgeranylglyceryl/heptaprenylglyceryl phosphate synthase; this translates as MKLKGKVKKYLIDKISNNEKLHFSLLDPYKINSKDELKFIAKNLYDAGTDAFLIGGTLGVSKEKLDFVLSSLDDYEIPKIIFPSNINLLSEKADALLFLSLLNSDDIYYIIGAQIVAAPIIKMLQLEAIPTAYVIVGHGGTAAHVGRARVIPYDNFELAAAYTLAAEYLGMNFVYLEAGSGAPEPIKPEMVSFIKKTTNIPLIIGGGIRSTEIAIKLAESGADIIVTGNIIESDVEKAIKIIRGIKNTKYKGI
- a CDS encoding preprotein translocase subunit Sec61beta; translation: MPAPKKKKETVPLLSMAGLIRYYEEENEKIKVSPKIVIGASLALTIAVIVITKIF